One stretch of Streptomyces peucetius DNA includes these proteins:
- a CDS encoding peptidase inhibitor family I36 protein encodes MRTRTKLAGALSAGALAVLGMAGPTSASTTLESTIAAQAERAGLDRSEVAGLQKQIDQQMAFTPGGKQIGVNQVAWRDGKTIMTFPLPGEKQARAVDEAVGTLGTANCSYTWTCLYEHANYDGRRLTWQDCAFNDLSDWGFHDKTSSWHNNQTSGTVTKVYNWTGSYWSQIWSSSAPARDSYVGSSDNDKADGIRVC; translated from the coding sequence GTGCGTACGAGAACAAAGCTGGCGGGCGCTCTTTCTGCGGGCGCCCTGGCCGTCCTCGGCATGGCCGGTCCGACCTCCGCCTCGACCACGCTCGAGAGCACGATCGCGGCCCAGGCGGAGCGGGCCGGCCTCGACCGGAGCGAGGTGGCCGGTCTGCAGAAGCAGATCGACCAGCAGATGGCCTTCACCCCGGGCGGCAAACAGATCGGCGTCAACCAGGTCGCCTGGCGTGACGGCAAGACGATCATGACGTTCCCGCTGCCGGGCGAGAAGCAGGCCCGCGCCGTCGACGAGGCCGTCGGGACGCTCGGTACGGCCAACTGCAGCTACACCTGGACCTGTCTCTACGAGCACGCGAACTACGACGGCCGTCGACTGACCTGGCAGGACTGTGCCTTCAACGACCTCTCCGACTGGGGCTTCCACGACAAGACGTCGTCCTGGCACAACAACCAGACCAGCGGGACCGTGACCAAGGTCTACAACTGGACCGGCAGCTACTGGTCCCAGATCTGGTCCTCCAGCGCTCCGGCGAGGGACTCCTATGTCGGCAGCTCCGACAACGACAAGGCGGACGGCATCCGGGTCTGCTGA
- a CDS encoding ArsR/SmtB family transcription factor — MLRICFTGQDLGRVRFAQQPDAMWETVLSLHQLVRPDPFFAAWCRRTRAALAAVGSGHEVRMLTALAPRASYFPDFLTPAGGAGAEPVLHAGLDMVLSTGRDRLRADIARLVEGRSRPSAWLDEIASGRVRALRRLGTVLHRYYGVAVAPHAAASAACTHRDRQRRVRDVLQHGSESMLANLGPTCRWKSPVLEIDYPVEQQLHLEGRGLTIIPSFFCHDHPITLALPELPPVLVYPVARKPLWIPEPAAGAADGPGLDELLGATRAAVLHCLGVSHSTTTLAARLRISTTAASRHTAALRAAGLVATERRGVCVRHSRTALGTALVHGGHSSVLEGV, encoded by the coding sequence GTGCTTCGCATCTGCTTCACCGGCCAGGACCTCGGTCGTGTCCGGTTCGCCCAGCAGCCGGACGCCATGTGGGAAACGGTGCTGAGCCTGCACCAGCTGGTCCGTCCGGATCCCTTCTTCGCCGCATGGTGCCGTCGCACCCGCGCCGCACTGGCCGCCGTCGGTTCGGGCCACGAGGTCCGGATGCTCACCGCTCTGGCTCCGCGCGCCTCCTACTTCCCGGACTTCCTCACTCCCGCCGGCGGCGCAGGTGCCGAACCCGTGTTGCACGCGGGCCTCGACATGGTGCTCTCAACCGGCAGGGACCGGCTTCGCGCCGACATCGCCCGCCTGGTCGAGGGCCGCTCCCGCCCGTCCGCGTGGCTCGACGAGATCGCCTCGGGCCGGGTCCGTGCCCTGCGCCGGCTCGGCACTGTGCTGCACCGCTACTACGGCGTCGCGGTGGCTCCGCACGCCGCCGCATCGGCAGCCTGTACCCATCGTGACCGGCAGCGCCGGGTGCGTGATGTCCTCCAGCACGGCAGCGAGAGCATGCTGGCCAATCTCGGTCCCACGTGCCGCTGGAAGTCGCCCGTCCTGGAGATCGACTACCCCGTCGAGCAGCAACTCCACCTGGAGGGGCGTGGCCTGACCATCATTCCCAGCTTCTTCTGCCACGACCACCCCATCACGCTCGCCCTTCCCGAGCTTCCGCCGGTACTGGTCTACCCCGTGGCCCGGAAGCCGCTGTGGATCCCGGAGCCGGCCGCCGGAGCCGCTGACGGGCCGGGCCTCGACGAGTTACTCGGAGCCACCCGTGCCGCAGTGCTCCACTGTCTCGGCGTCAGCCACAGCACCACCACGCTCGCGGCGCGCCTCCGCATCTCCACCACGGCGGCCAGCCGCCACACCGCCGCACTGCGCGCGGCGGGTCTGGTCGCCACGGAGCGACGGGGGGTCTGCGTACGGCACAGCCGCACAGCTCTGGGAACGGCCCTGGTGCACGGCGGCCACTCCTCGGTCCTGGAAGGGGTCTGA
- a CDS encoding LacI family DNA-binding transcriptional regulator translates to MAARGRYGQPTLEQVAALAGVGRGTVSRVINKSPGVRDSTRHAVEQAIAELGYIPNHAARALAGSRTDAVALVVPETEKRFFTEPYFSEIIHGVGIGLADTELQLLLTLVRTERERDRFLQYAKARRIDGVLLVSLHRDDPLPDLLSEMDMPTVLGGRRSSDETVSYVDSDNAGGARIAVRHLASTGRRKIVTITGRSDMYVAQCRLRGYEEAVRGACDDFDPSWVAAGDFTEESGRHAMAELLRLHPDLDAVFAASDVMAAGALHTLRAAGRTVPDDVAVIGFDDSPLAQHTDPQLTTVRQPVEEMGRTMAGVLLDQMADPGAAWRNVVLRTELVRRDTA, encoded by the coding sequence ATGGCAGCACGGGGCCGCTACGGCCAGCCCACACTCGAGCAGGTCGCCGCCCTGGCCGGCGTCGGGCGGGGCACCGTGTCACGGGTGATCAACAAGTCCCCGGGCGTACGTGACTCCACCCGGCACGCCGTCGAGCAGGCCATCGCCGAGCTCGGGTACATCCCGAACCATGCCGCCCGCGCCCTCGCCGGCAGCCGCACCGACGCGGTGGCCCTGGTCGTCCCGGAGACCGAGAAGCGGTTCTTCACCGAGCCGTACTTCTCCGAGATCATCCACGGCGTGGGCATCGGCCTCGCCGACACGGAGCTCCAGCTGCTGCTGACCCTGGTGCGCACGGAGCGTGAGCGCGACCGGTTCCTCCAGTACGCCAAGGCCCGCCGGATCGACGGCGTGCTGCTCGTCTCCCTGCACCGCGACGACCCCCTGCCGGACCTGCTCTCCGAGATGGACATGCCCACCGTCCTGGGCGGCCGCCGCAGCAGCGACGAGACCGTCTCCTACGTCGACTCCGACAATGCCGGCGGCGCCCGCATCGCCGTGCGCCACCTGGCCTCGACCGGCCGCCGCAAGATCGTCACCATCACCGGCCGTTCCGACATGTACGTCGCCCAGTGCCGGCTGCGCGGCTACGAGGAGGCCGTCCGCGGGGCGTGCGACGACTTCGACCCCTCCTGGGTGGCGGCCGGCGACTTCACCGAGGAGAGCGGCCGCCACGCCATGGCCGAGCTGCTGCGCCTTCACCCGGACCTCGACGCGGTGTTCGCCGCGTCCGACGTGATGGCCGCCGGCGCGCTGCACACGCTGCGCGCCGCGGGGCGCACGGTGCCCGACGACGTGGCCGTCATCGGCTTCGACGACTCGCCGCTCGCGCAGCACACCGATCCGCAGCTGACCACGGTCCGCCAGCCCGTCGAGGAGATGGGCCGCACCATGGCCGGAGTGCTCCTCGACCAGATGGCCGATCCCGGCGCGGCCTGGCGGAACGTGGTGCTGCGCACGGAGCTGGTGCGCAGGGACACCGCCTGA
- a CDS encoding ABC transporter substrate-binding protein yields the protein MRISFGDVPRRRRAVTLTTASLLSLGLLVTGCGGSGDEEGSDSSGGEITLRVGTFGSFGFDDKTGAKLYAEYEKLNPGIKIEETNVADGQKYWDALKLRLSQGSGLADIQAIEVGYIAEATGEAMAGKFVDLGKTEGVDTSKFLDWKVKQATAKNGSTIALGTDIGPMAICYRKDLFQKAGLPTDREEVGKLWAGDWDKFLAQGEKYKAKAPAGTAFHDSASGLFNAVVSSQPDQYSGEDGELRWESSLGVMKAWDTAVKAAQNGLTAKLRQFDEKGSWNAAFKNSKFATVACPSWMTGIIKDQAGPANKGKWDIAQAPVPANWGGSFLAVPKAGKHTAEAAKLAAWLTAPEQQAKVFAVNGNIPSTTEGLKSETVQNARPDYFPGVPVGKIYSEAAQKIEPAPIGRWDGQVKTFLTDNGILDIETRGTSPEKAWSNVKKLVDDKIDQ from the coding sequence ATGCGCATATCTTTTGGTGACGTCCCGCGCAGACGCCGCGCAGTCACCCTCACCACCGCGAGTCTGCTGTCCCTCGGTCTGCTCGTGACCGGATGCGGCGGCTCGGGGGACGAAGAGGGCAGCGACAGCTCGGGCGGAGAGATCACGCTCCGCGTCGGCACCTTCGGATCATTCGGGTTCGACGACAAGACGGGCGCCAAGCTCTACGCCGAGTACGAGAAGCTGAACCCCGGCATCAAGATCGAAGAGACGAATGTCGCCGACGGCCAGAAGTACTGGGACGCGCTGAAGCTGAGGCTCTCGCAGGGCAGCGGACTCGCCGACATCCAGGCCATCGAGGTCGGCTACATCGCGGAGGCCACCGGAGAGGCGATGGCCGGCAAGTTCGTCGACCTGGGCAAGACCGAAGGCGTGGACACCTCGAAGTTCCTCGACTGGAAGGTCAAGCAGGCCACCGCCAAGAACGGCTCCACCATCGCGCTGGGCACGGACATCGGCCCGATGGCCATCTGCTACCGCAAGGACCTGTTCCAGAAGGCCGGACTGCCCACCGACCGTGAAGAGGTCGGCAAGCTGTGGGCCGGCGACTGGGACAAGTTCCTCGCACAGGGCGAGAAGTACAAGGCCAAGGCGCCGGCCGGGACGGCGTTCCACGACTCGGCGAGCGGTCTGTTCAACGCGGTCGTCTCCAGCCAGCCCGACCAGTACTCCGGTGAGGACGGCGAACTGCGCTGGGAGAGCAGCCTCGGTGTGATGAAGGCGTGGGACACCGCGGTCAAGGCGGCCCAGAACGGACTGACCGCCAAGCTGCGGCAGTTCGACGAGAAGGGCAGCTGGAACGCGGCGTTCAAGAACTCGAAGTTCGCCACCGTCGCCTGCCCGTCCTGGATGACCGGCATCATCAAGGACCAGGCCGGACCGGCCAACAAGGGCAAGTGGGACATCGCCCAGGCGCCCGTACCGGCGAACTGGGGCGGCTCGTTCCTCGCCGTGCCCAAGGCGGGCAAGCACACCGCCGAGGCCGCCAAGCTCGCCGCCTGGCTGACCGCCCCCGAGCAGCAGGCCAAGGTGTTCGCCGTCAACGGCAACATCCCCTCGACCACCGAGGGCCTGAAGTCCGAGACCGTCCAGAACGCCCGGCCCGACTACTTCCCCGGCGTCCCGGTCGGCAAGATCTACTCCGAGGCCGCGCAGAAGATCGAGCCGGCCCCGATCGGCCGCTGGGACGGCCAGGTGAAGACCTTCCTGACGGACAACGGGATCCTCGACATCGAGACCCGCGGCACCTCGCCGGAGAAGGCCTGGAGCAACGTGAAGAAGCTGGTCGACGACAAGATCGACCAGTAG
- a CDS encoding carbohydrate ABC transporter permease, whose translation MATSLRPDQGAEVIAAPAGSPKAPRHRDPSGWRSRLYRLDLKATPYVYVAPFFLVFAAFGLFPLLYTGWLSLQKVELGGTAEWRGFGNYTRLWDSDFFWNALANTFTIGVISTVPQLLMALGLAHLLNYRIRGRGFYRVAILAPYATSIAAAALVFAQLFNTDYGLINQLLGYVGLDPVHWETEKWPAQIAISTIITWRWTGYNALIYLAAMQAVPNDLYEAAALDGASRFRQFISITIPSIKPTILFTIVVSTIGATQLFGEPLIFGGSLGIGGGSGNQYQTLSLLMYEKGWVTGALGQASAIAWVMLLLLLAIGLVQRLLSRSSTQKKNGAARS comes from the coding sequence ATGGCCACCTCCCTTAGGCCCGACCAGGGCGCCGAAGTGATCGCCGCCCCCGCCGGCTCACCGAAGGCCCCGCGGCACCGGGACCCGTCCGGCTGGCGCAGCCGCCTCTACCGCCTCGACCTCAAGGCGACCCCGTACGTCTATGTGGCGCCGTTCTTCCTCGTGTTCGCCGCCTTCGGTCTCTTCCCGCTCCTCTACACCGGCTGGCTGTCGCTCCAGAAGGTCGAGCTCGGCGGCACGGCCGAGTGGCGGGGCTTCGGGAACTACACCCGGCTCTGGGACAGCGACTTCTTCTGGAACGCCCTGGCGAACACCTTCACCATCGGCGTGATCTCCACCGTGCCGCAGCTGCTGATGGCGCTCGGCCTGGCCCATCTGCTCAACTACCGTATCCGCGGCCGCGGTTTCTACCGGGTCGCGATCCTCGCCCCGTACGCGACCTCGATCGCCGCGGCCGCGCTGGTCTTCGCCCAGCTGTTCAACACCGACTACGGGCTGATCAACCAGCTGCTCGGCTACGTCGGACTCGACCCGGTCCACTGGGAGACCGAGAAGTGGCCCGCCCAGATCGCCATCTCCACGATCATCACCTGGCGGTGGACCGGCTACAACGCGCTGATCTACCTGGCGGCGATGCAGGCGGTGCCGAACGACCTCTACGAGGCGGCGGCCCTCGACGGGGCGTCCCGCTTCCGGCAGTTCATCAGCATCACCATCCCGTCGATCAAGCCGACGATCCTGTTCACCATCGTCGTCTCCACCATCGGCGCCACCCAGCTCTTCGGTGAACCACTGATCTTCGGCGGCAGCCTCGGCATCGGCGGCGGCAGCGGCAACCAGTACCAGACGCTGAGTCTGCTGATGTACGAGAAGGGCTGGGTCACCGGTGCGCTCGGCCAGGCGTCCGCGATCGCCTGGGTGATGCTGCTCCTGCTGCTGGCCATCGGACTGGTGCAGCGCCTGCTCAGCCGGTCGAGCACGCAGAAGAAGAACGGAGCGGCACGCTCATGA
- a CDS encoding carbohydrate ABC transporter permease — protein sequence MSHVLNKPAAPAGSPVKTRRRRLGQKAGRQHHGGPLTYALLIFAAAISLFPLYWNLVAASHTGERVVQAPSPLLPGKELFNNLSIAWNQVDLGEALINTTIVAGAVATSTVLFATLAGFAFAKLRFKGRNVLLAIVVATMTVPPQLSVIPLYQLITELGWVNQLQSVILPSLVAAFGVFFMRQYLLEALPVELIEAARMDGAHSLRIIWHVVFPVARPAMAVLGMLIFVQAWNDFFWPFIALTPDGSPTLQVALAGLGSGNHTVNHAIVLTGAFLATVPLLVVFAVLGKHIVGGITSGAVKS from the coding sequence ATGAGCCATGTGCTGAACAAGCCCGCGGCCCCCGCCGGGTCGCCGGTCAAGACGCGCCGGCGGCGGCTGGGCCAGAAGGCCGGCCGGCAGCACCACGGCGGCCCGCTCACCTACGCGCTGCTGATCTTCGCCGCGGCGATCTCCCTCTTCCCGCTGTACTGGAACCTGGTCGCGGCCTCCCACACGGGCGAGCGCGTCGTTCAGGCCCCCAGCCCGCTGCTGCCGGGCAAGGAGCTGTTCAACAACCTCTCCATCGCCTGGAACCAGGTGGACCTGGGGGAGGCCCTGATCAACACGACCATCGTCGCGGGCGCGGTGGCGACGAGCACCGTGCTGTTCGCGACGCTCGCCGGGTTCGCCTTCGCCAAGCTGCGGTTCAAGGGGCGCAATGTGCTCCTGGCGATCGTGGTGGCGACGATGACGGTCCCGCCGCAGCTCAGCGTCATCCCGCTCTATCAGCTGATCACCGAGCTCGGCTGGGTCAACCAGCTGCAGTCGGTGATCCTGCCCAGCCTGGTCGCCGCCTTCGGCGTGTTCTTCATGCGGCAGTACCTCCTGGAGGCGCTGCCGGTCGAACTCATCGAGGCGGCCCGGATGGACGGGGCGCACAGCCTGCGCATCATCTGGCACGTGGTCTTCCCGGTCGCGCGGCCGGCGATGGCCGTCCTCGGCATGCTGATCTTCGTCCAGGCGTGGAACGACTTCTTCTGGCCGTTCATCGCGCTCACACCGGACGGTTCGCCCACCCTGCAGGTGGCGCTGGCCGGTCTGGGGTCCGGGAACCACACCGTGAACCACGCGATCGTGCTGACCGGCGCGTTCCTGGCGACCGTCCCGCTGCTCGTGGTCTTCGCCGTCCTCGGCAAGCACATCGTCGGCGGCATCACCTCGGGCGCCGTCAAGAGCTGA
- a CDS encoding carbohydrate kinase family protein, with protein sequence MHEQPYDVLVVGGTGVDTIVRVDALEVPPGDSLYVPPVRDYVGHTGNGVALGWHALGLATKFIDFLGDDVQGRTVLAAYAEHGLDFSHVLSPHGTPRGINLVDPQGRRFSFYDGRHPADLRLPRPFYLPFLERARHVHLSIVGHNRDMYEDVHRLEITSSTDLHDWDGRDPHHRDYALASDYVFLSAAALGSRLEEVMRGIVGEGRARLVVATAGAAGCHLLVRGEEKVRHFPAVRPERPVVDTNGAGDAFVTAFLHALFEGRGVEECVLAGSVAGAFVCGSAGTHTAFIGPEELRAACARAVHDA encoded by the coding sequence ATGCACGAGCAGCCCTACGACGTACTGGTCGTCGGCGGCACCGGAGTGGACACGATCGTCCGCGTCGACGCGCTCGAAGTGCCGCCGGGCGACTCGCTGTACGTACCCCCGGTGCGCGACTACGTGGGGCACACCGGCAACGGCGTGGCGCTGGGCTGGCACGCCCTGGGCCTGGCCACCAAGTTCATCGACTTCCTCGGCGACGACGTCCAGGGCCGGACGGTGCTCGCCGCGTACGCGGAGCACGGCCTCGACTTCAGCCATGTGCTCTCCCCGCACGGCACACCACGCGGCATCAACCTGGTCGACCCGCAGGGCCGCCGGTTCTCGTTCTACGACGGGCGTCATCCGGCGGACCTGCGGCTGCCCCGCCCGTTCTATCTGCCCTTCCTGGAACGCGCCCGGCACGTCCATCTCTCGATCGTCGGCCACAACCGCGACATGTACGAGGACGTCCACCGGCTCGAGATCACCAGCTCCACCGATCTCCACGACTGGGACGGCCGCGATCCGCACCACCGCGACTACGCCCTCGCGTCCGACTACGTCTTCCTGAGTGCCGCGGCCCTCGGCAGCCGGCTCGAGGAGGTCATGCGCGGCATCGTCGGCGAGGGACGGGCACGCCTCGTCGTGGCGACGGCCGGCGCCGCGGGCTGTCATCTGCTGGTGCGCGGCGAGGAGAAGGTGCGGCACTTCCCCGCCGTACGTCCCGAGCGCCCCGTCGTCGACACCAACGGCGCCGGGGACGCCTTCGTCACCGCGTTCCTGCACGCCCTGTTCGAGGGCCGTGGGGTGGAGGAGTGCGTGCTCGCCGGCTCGGTGGCGGGCGCCTTCGTCTGCGGGTCGGCCGGCACCCACACCGCGTTCATCGGCCCGGAGGAACTGCGCGCCGCGTGCGCGCGGGCGGTCCACGACGCGTGA
- a CDS encoding LacI family DNA-binding transcriptional regulator encodes MTARLADIAAQAGVSEATVSRVLNGKPGVAAATRESVLAALDVLGYERPVRLRRRSAGLVGLITPELDNPIFPALAQVIGQALTRQGYTPVLATQTPGGSTEDELTEMLVDRGVSGIIFVSGLHADTTADTDRYDQLRAKGVPYVLVNGFSPKVQAPFVSPDDRAAMQLAVTHLASLGHTRIGLALGPRRFVPVLRKIEGFQLAMEERLGLSPEESQELIQHSLYTLEGGQAAAAALIAKGCTAIACASDMMALGAIRAARQQRLHVPRDISVVGFDDSPLIAFTDPPLTTIRQPVQAMGQASVRALLEEIGGTPAPHSEFVFMPELVVRGSTASATKRAPARD; translated from the coding sequence ATGACCGCGCGGCTCGCCGACATCGCAGCCCAGGCGGGGGTCAGTGAAGCCACAGTCAGCCGCGTGCTCAACGGCAAGCCCGGCGTGGCCGCGGCCACCCGCGAATCCGTCCTGGCCGCGCTCGACGTGCTCGGCTACGAGCGGCCGGTCCGGCTGCGCCGGCGCAGCGCCGGCCTGGTGGGACTGATAACCCCCGAGCTGGACAACCCGATCTTCCCCGCCCTCGCCCAGGTCATCGGCCAGGCGCTGACCCGGCAGGGATACACGCCGGTGCTCGCCACGCAGACCCCCGGCGGGTCCACGGAGGACGAACTCACCGAGATGCTGGTGGACCGCGGCGTCTCCGGCATCATCTTCGTCTCCGGGCTGCACGCCGACACCACCGCCGACACGGACCGCTACGACCAACTGCGTGCCAAGGGCGTGCCGTACGTCCTGGTCAACGGCTTCTCGCCGAAGGTCCAGGCCCCCTTCGTCTCCCCCGACGACCGGGCCGCGATGCAGCTGGCGGTCACCCACCTCGCCTCCCTCGGCCACACCCGGATCGGCCTCGCGCTCGGCCCGAGGCGGTTCGTGCCGGTCCTGCGCAAGATCGAGGGTTTCCAGCTCGCCATGGAGGAACGGCTCGGGCTGTCCCCCGAGGAGTCGCAGGAACTGATCCAGCACTCCCTCTACACCCTGGAGGGCGGCCAGGCGGCGGCGGCCGCGCTGATCGCCAAGGGGTGCACCGCGATCGCCTGCGCCAGCGACATGATGGCGCTCGGCGCCATCCGCGCGGCGCGGCAGCAGCGGCTCCACGTGCCCAGGGACATCTCGGTGGTCGGCTTCGACGACTCCCCGCTCATAGCGTTCACCGATCCGCCGCTCACCACCATCCGCCAGCCCGTGCAGGCGATGGGGCAGGCGTCGGTGCGTGCGCTGCTGGAGGAGATAGGGGGCACGCCCGCCCCGCACAGCGAGTTCGTCTTCATGCCGGAGCTGGTGGTACGGGGTTCGACCGCGTCCGCCACGAAGCGGGCCCCGGCCCGGGACTGA
- a CDS encoding extracellular solute-binding protein: MRRGIAATALVAAMALSATACGSDGGDTGKKSSGELSGTVTWWDTSTVGSEDKVFKKIAEDFTKLHPKVTVKYVNVPFGEAQNKFKNAAQSGSGAPDVIRSEVAWTPEFADLGYLAPLDGTAALKDEDDFLEQAAASTRYNGKIYAVPQVIDSMGIFYNKKIFKEAGVEVPKTIDELKTVSATIKDKTGKTGLYLRGDDAYWFLSFLYGEGGDLVDAKSKTVTIDDEAGVKAMKVVKDLVDSKTAITDATNGWDNMQAAFKDGKVAMMINGPWAVADTYTGAEFADKSNLGVAPVPAGSAGQGAPQGGHNLAVYAGSENLDASYAFTEYMTSAETQAKVAQELNLLPTRNSVYSQPGVASNEIVGFFRPVVDKAVERPWIPETGSLFAPLVTEYTKVLTGQTTPEKGVKATADEYRKLLKDWK; encoded by the coding sequence ATGCGGCGTGGCATAGCGGCCACTGCGCTGGTAGCGGCAATGGCGCTCTCGGCGACGGCGTGCGGGTCGGACGGCGGCGACACCGGCAAGAAGAGCTCGGGCGAGCTCAGCGGGACGGTCACGTGGTGGGACACCTCCACGGTCGGCAGTGAGGACAAGGTCTTCAAGAAGATCGCCGAGGACTTCACCAAGCTGCACCCGAAGGTCACCGTCAAGTACGTCAACGTGCCGTTCGGTGAGGCGCAGAACAAGTTCAAGAACGCCGCGCAGTCCGGCTCCGGCGCCCCCGACGTCATCCGCTCCGAGGTCGCCTGGACCCCGGAGTTCGCCGACCTCGGCTATCTCGCGCCGCTCGACGGCACCGCCGCGCTGAAGGACGAGGACGACTTCCTCGAGCAGGCCGCGGCCTCCACCCGGTACAACGGCAAGATTTACGCCGTTCCGCAGGTCATCGACTCCATGGGCATCTTCTACAACAAGAAGATCTTCAAGGAGGCCGGCGTCGAGGTCCCCAAGACCATCGACGAGCTGAAGACCGTCTCGGCCACGATCAAGGACAAGACCGGCAAGACCGGTCTGTACCTGCGTGGTGACGACGCCTACTGGTTCCTCTCCTTCCTCTACGGCGAGGGCGGTGACCTCGTCGACGCCAAGAGCAAGACCGTCACGATCGACGACGAGGCCGGCGTCAAGGCCATGAAGGTCGTCAAGGACCTGGTCGACTCCAAGACCGCGATCACCGATGCGACCAACGGCTGGGACAACATGCAGGCCGCCTTCAAGGACGGCAAGGTCGCCATGATGATCAACGGCCCGTGGGCCGTCGCCGACACCTACACCGGTGCCGAGTTCGCCGACAAGTCCAACCTCGGCGTCGCCCCGGTCCCGGCCGGCTCCGCCGGCCAGGGCGCCCCGCAGGGCGGCCACAACCTCGCGGTCTACGCGGGCTCCGAGAACCTGGACGCCTCGTACGCCTTCACCGAGTACATGACCTCCGCCGAGACCCAGGCCAAGGTCGCCCAGGAGCTCAACCTGCTCCCGACCCGCAACTCCGTCTACTCCCAGCCGGGTGTCGCGAGCAACGAGATCGTCGGCTTCTTCCGCCCGGTCGTGGACAAGGCCGTCGAGCGCCCCTGGATCCCGGAGACCGGCAGCCTCTTCGCTCCGCTGGTGACCGAGTACACCAAGGTCCTCACCGGCCAGACCACCCCGGAGAAGGGTGTCAAGGCCACCGCGGACGAGTACCGCAAGCTCCTCAAGGACTGGAAGTAA
- a CDS encoding carbohydrate ABC transporter permease produces the protein MAVDTSQSVAKAAGDVARGPSRGTGKPEGRLRRSLSTHWYAWVMVAPATVVIAVIIGYPLVRGIYLSLTDATERNVARSIGVNEIPATYEFVGLDNYKEALSSAQFFDTLGWTLVWTVACVSITFALGMALANILNRKIAGRSFYRMLLILPWAVPGFVSVFAWRFLYDERRGLLNSILAGGGIDAVPWLNDPTLAKVAVIAVNVWLGVPFMMVALLGGLQSIPGELYEAAEMDGATAWQRFRNITLPGLRSVSTTVVLLSSIWTFNMFPVIFLLTRGGPGEATQILVTQAYKFSFEISPRDFAQSSTWGVLILVLLMLFAAVYRRVLRKQGEVW, from the coding sequence ATGGCTGTGGACACCAGCCAGTCGGTGGCGAAGGCCGCGGGCGATGTCGCCCGCGGCCCCAGCCGCGGTACTGGTAAGCCCGAGGGCAGGCTCCGGCGCTCCCTCTCCACGCACTGGTACGCGTGGGTGATGGTCGCCCCGGCGACCGTCGTGATCGCGGTGATCATCGGATACCCGCTGGTCCGCGGTATCTACCTGTCTCTCACGGATGCCACGGAGCGCAATGTCGCGCGGAGCATCGGCGTCAACGAGATCCCCGCGACCTACGAGTTCGTGGGGCTGGACAACTACAAGGAGGCGTTGTCCAGCGCGCAGTTCTTCGACACGCTGGGCTGGACCCTGGTGTGGACGGTGGCCTGCGTCTCCATCACCTTCGCCCTCGGCATGGCGCTGGCCAACATCCTCAACCGCAAGATCGCCGGCCGCTCCTTCTACCGGATGCTGCTCATCCTGCCGTGGGCGGTCCCCGGTTTCGTGTCCGTCTTCGCCTGGCGCTTCCTCTACGACGAGCGCCGCGGGCTGCTGAACAGCATCCTCGCGGGCGGCGGCATCGACGCCGTGCCGTGGCTGAACGACCCGACGCTGGCCAAGGTCGCGGTGATCGCCGTCAACGTGTGGCTCGGTGTGCCGTTCATGATGGTCGCCCTGCTCGGCGGCCTGCAGTCCATCCCGGGCGAGCTCTACGAGGCCGCGGAGATGGACGGTGCCACCGCCTGGCAGCGGTTCCGCAACATCACGCTTCCCGGACTGCGTTCGGTCAGCACCACCGTGGTCCTGCTGAGCAGTATCTGGACCTTCAACATGTTCCCGGTGATCTTCCTGCTCACCCGGGGCGGACCCGGCGAGGCGACCCAGATCCTGGTGACGCAGGCGTACAAGTTCTCCTTCGAGATCAGTCCGCGTGACTTCGCCCAGTCGTCCACCTGGGGCGTACTGATCCTGGTCCTCCTGATGCTCTTCGCCGCGGTCTACCGGCGAGTCCTCCGCAAGCAGGGAGAAGTCTGGTGA